The Bacillota bacterium genome has a window encoding:
- a CDS encoding FAD-dependent thymidylate synthase, with protein sequence MRVANFEATGLEKLEAWIERNNYNDINEQTLKQVLQTINISFVLEEIDRVQSTLICELKDSYVQQSQRYVTMSGGAYILPELDYDDGQKAVKLTEKAFDLYCRMSKLKEGDFSGRPKVQHYLHGIPIEDARYILPLSTKTNVCVAMSGDKLLELFRLINDKKYAAIFTELYKEMMSNLPAGLVSLLHRDNHGGVRQDLVKDFYVGYFSKINTENNLVLLECFSNQDMKVGFGALTSTLKEAPSQVINKWGQDAPVKAKGVVERVLGYGHESIAEQARTTFGMMCSMVTYHQQLRHRLSQNFREELSILLQDKDRLPKVPETIKNSVFYQEFRALVDEFKTFRLFIATKYGQDKALSFLLNCDQIKLIISSNARADISMLSDRTCMNAQWEIRELAIKKLMLLRTLSDILYEKALPSCVLGKCREGKLSCGQQAKVIAQFDMILSPCNN encoded by the coding sequence TTGAGGGTTGCCAATTTTGAAGCGACTGGGTTAGAGAAATTAGAAGCATGGATTGAACGAAACAATTATAACGATATTAATGAGCAGACCTTGAAGCAGGTTTTGCAAACAATTAATATTTCCTTCGTACTGGAGGAAATAGACCGGGTACAAAGCACTTTGATTTGTGAACTAAAAGATTCTTATGTTCAGCAAAGCCAAAGATACGTTACAATGTCCGGAGGGGCTTATATACTGCCGGAACTAGATTATGATGACGGTCAGAAAGCAGTTAAGCTTACAGAAAAAGCTTTTGACCTTTACTGCAGAATGTCAAAGCTAAAGGAAGGTGACTTTAGCGGTAGGCCTAAGGTGCAGCATTACTTGCACGGGATTCCTATTGAGGACGCTCGCTATATACTGCCGCTCTCAACCAAGACTAATGTATGTGTAGCTATGTCAGGGGACAAGCTATTAGAGCTTTTTAGGCTAATTAATGATAAAAAATATGCTGCTATCTTTACGGAGCTTTATAAAGAAATGATGTCAAATTTGCCGGCGGGCCTTGTTAGCTTACTGCATCGCGATAATCATGGGGGCGTTCGTCAAGACCTGGTTAAGGATTTTTATGTTGGATATTTTTCCAAAATCAATACTGAGAACAATCTCGTGCTATTAGAGTGTTTCAGTAACCAAGATATGAAAGTTGGTTTTGGAGCTTTAACCAGCACTTTGAAAGAAGCACCTTCACAAGTAATCAACAAATGGGGACAAGATGCACCAGTTAAGGCCAAGGGTGTTGTCGAGCGAGTGTTGGGGTACGGACACGAAAGTATAGCTGAACAAGCACGAACGACATTTGGAATGATGTGTAGCATGGTGACTTATCACCAGCAGCTGCGGCACAGGCTTTCTCAGAATTTTAGAGAGGAGCTATCTATATTATTGCAGGATAAGGATAGATTGCCCAAAGTGCCTGAGACGATAAAAAACTCGGTTTTTTATCAGGAGTTTCGGGCTTTGGTGGACGAATTCAAGACATTTAGATTGTTTATTGCAACAAAATATGGGCAGGATAAAGCATTGTCTTTCCTGCTCAACTGTGATCAAATTAAACTCATTATATCCTCAAATGCCAGAGCTGATATATCAATGCTGTCAGACCGTACATGCATGAATGCTCAATGGGAGATACGGGAGTTGGCAATTAAAAAGCTTATGTTGTTAAGGACGCTGTCAGATATCCTATATGAAAAAGCTCTACCTTCTTGTGTGCTGGGTAAATGTCGTGAGGGTAAGCTTAGCTGTGGGCAGCAAGCAAAAGTAATAGCACAGTTCGATATGATATTATCACCTTGTAATAACTAG
- a CDS encoding glutamate--tRNA ligase encodes MSKTRVRFAPSPTGPLHIGGARSALFNWLYARHSGGEFIVRIEDTDLDRSKREFEEEILLSLRWLGLDWDEGIEVGGQNGPYRQTERLDIYREVAEKLLQTGHAYHCYCTEEELAAEREAFMAKGELPRYGGRCRDLCQADREKLEAEGKRPVLRFKVPEDRIISVNDMVRGKVDFACEGIGDFIIVKSDGIPTYNFAVAVDDHLMEINHVIRAEEHLPNTPRQILIYEALAWETPSFAHISLILGKDRAKMSKRHGATSLEQYRKQGYLPEALFNFLSLLGWSPGGEDEVLSTESIVEQFQLDRVSKSPAVFDLDKLNWINGFYIRQSPLDKIVELALPYLKEGGYVPEELTGQDEVQFRAMISVVRNYLSNLAEITDHVEIFYKDPTYEEEDMQAVLKQDQVSQVLSAVRQRITDAGLMNEESAKAMIKKLPKELGIGGKKVFMPLRVALTGHTQGPELYQVIPALGMEKTLKRLDKAVAVASST; translated from the coding sequence TTGAGTAAGACAAGAGTTCGTTTCGCACCTAGCCCAACGGGGCCATTACATATTGGCGGTGCTCGTTCCGCGTTGTTTAACTGGCTTTATGCTCGTCATAGCGGAGGAGAATTTATAGTCAGGATTGAAGACACCGATCTGGATCGGTCAAAGCGGGAATTTGAAGAAGAGATCTTGTTGTCCCTGCGCTGGTTGGGACTTGACTGGGATGAAGGTATTGAGGTAGGCGGGCAAAACGGCCCTTACCGGCAAACTGAAAGATTGGATATATACCGGGAGGTGGCCGAAAAGCTCCTGCAAACAGGGCATGCCTATCATTGCTATTGTACCGAAGAAGAGCTTGCTGCAGAGCGGGAAGCTTTCATGGCTAAGGGAGAGCTTCCTAGGTACGGAGGTCGGTGCCGGGACTTATGCCAGGCGGACAGGGAAAAACTAGAGGCCGAAGGGAAGAGGCCGGTATTACGCTTTAAGGTACCTGAGGACCGTATAATCTCTGTTAACGATATGGTTAGAGGGAAAGTAGATTTTGCATGTGAAGGTATTGGAGATTTCATAATAGTGAAGTCAGATGGAATTCCTACTTATAATTTTGCTGTGGCAGTTGATGACCACCTGATGGAGATAAACCATGTAATTCGCGCGGAAGAACATCTTCCGAATACCCCACGGCAGATATTAATTTACGAAGCACTGGCCTGGGAAACCCCGTCCTTTGCTCATATTTCTCTGATTCTTGGTAAAGACCGGGCAAAAATGAGCAAGCGCCACGGTGCAACGTCCTTGGAACAATATAGAAAACAGGGATATTTACCTGAAGCATTATTTAATTTCCTTTCCCTTTTGGGGTGGTCGCCAGGGGGAGAAGATGAAGTTCTCTCCACAGAAAGTATTGTTGAACAATTCCAATTGGATAGAGTTTCTAAAAGCCCGGCCGTATTTGATTTGGATAAATTGAATTGGATTAACGGTTTTTATATCAGGCAAAGCCCTCTCGATAAAATAGTTGAACTTGCCTTACCTTATCTGAAGGAAGGCGGTTATGTACCTGAAGAACTCACCGGGCAGGATGAGGTTCAATTCAGGGCAATGATATCAGTAGTACGTAATTACCTCAGTAATCTGGCTGAAATAACCGATCATGTGGAAATATTTTACAAAGACCCCACATACGAGGAAGAGGATATGCAGGCGGTTTTAAAACAAGATCAGGTATCACAAGTGCTTAGTGCTGTTCGACAAAGGATAACTGATGCGGGCCTTATGAACGAAGAAAGTGCTAAAGCAATGATCAAAAAGTTGCCAAAAGAACTTGGTATCGGTGGTAAAAAAGTGTTTATGCCCCTGCGGGTTGCATTAACGGGGCACACTCAGGGACCGGAACTATACCAGGTAATACCTGCTTTAGGTATGGAAAAAACGTTAAAACGCTTAGATAAGGCTGTAGCCGTTGCATCTTCAACCTAG
- a CDS encoding PIN domain-containing protein, producing MVRKVPYFVLVILFALGGAYTGLTLLSYNLVPMVETVSWMRFGILGASSVLGLILGVFLSPWIIRGAVWVTVRLEQILQKTPTQDLLTGAIGLIIGLIIANLIGSMLADFGWIGKGLLIISTILLGYLGLSVSVKKREEIWSVFSSFPKFVGKEKHAKNDVKQNFSKVVDTSVIIDGRIADLCVSGFIEGTLIVPTCVLEELRHIADSPDLLKRNRGRRGLDILNKMRKDENINVQIYEDTSGLEDIPEVDAKLVKLAQRLSAKIVTNDYNLNKVAELHEVKVLNINELANAVKPVVLPGEEMFVQVVKDGKEMGQGVAYLDDGTMIVVDGGKRYMGQNITVLVTSVLQTAAGRMIFAKPKGVNGKNASVNGAGQYAEVNMLG from the coding sequence GTGGTCAGAAAGGTTCCTTATTTTGTTTTAGTAATACTTTTCGCCCTGGGAGGGGCATACACAGGGTTGACCCTGTTAAGTTATAATCTCGTTCCCATGGTTGAAACCGTATCTTGGATGCGATTTGGAATTTTGGGAGCATCCAGTGTTTTAGGACTTATTTTGGGTGTATTTTTATCCCCATGGATTATTCGTGGCGCCGTATGGGTTACTGTAAGGCTGGAGCAGATATTACAGAAAACTCCTACGCAAGACCTTTTAACCGGCGCTATAGGCTTAATTATTGGACTCATAATTGCCAATTTAATTGGTTCTATGCTAGCTGATTTTGGGTGGATTGGTAAAGGATTATTGATTATTTCTACTATCCTTTTAGGGTATCTGGGACTGAGTGTTAGTGTAAAAAAAAGGGAAGAAATTTGGAGCGTCTTTAGCAGTTTCCCCAAGTTTGTTGGTAAGGAGAAGCACGCAAAGAATGATGTTAAACAGAATTTTTCCAAAGTTGTTGATACCAGTGTTATTATTGACGGCCGGATAGCGGATTTGTGTGTAAGTGGATTCATAGAAGGGACATTGATTGTTCCTACTTGTGTGCTGGAAGAGTTAAGGCATATTGCCGATTCACCAGACTTATTAAAACGCAATCGAGGTCGGCGGGGTCTTGATATTTTAAACAAAATGCGCAAAGATGAAAATATAAACGTGCAGATCTATGAAGATACGAGTGGTCTAGAAGATATTCCTGAAGTTGATGCCAAGCTGGTTAAGTTGGCCCAGCGTTTGAGCGCAAAAATTGTGACCAATGATTATAATTTAAACAAAGTGGCCGAATTACATGAAGTAAAAGTTTTAAATATCAACGAGCTTGCCAACGCTGTAAAGCCGGTAGTACTGCCAGGCGAGGAGATGTTCGTTCAGGTAGTAAAGGACGGCAAGGAAATGGGACAGGGCGTAGCCTATTTGGACGACGGTACAATGATTGTTGTAGACGGTGGTAAGAGGTATATGGGACAGAATATTACTGTATTGGTTACCAGTGTTCTCCAGACGGCAGCCGGTCGCATGATTTTTGCAAAACCTAAAGGGGTAAACGGCAAAAATGCGTCGGTAAATGGCGCAGGGCAATATGCAGAGGTGAATATGCTTGGATAA
- a CDS encoding 2-C-methyl-D-erythritol 2,4-cyclodiphosphate synthase: MRVGFGYDVHKLVDGRPLVLGGVTIPFAKGLDGHSDADVLVHAIMDALLGAAGKGDIGLHFPPSEPKFKNISSLRLLRDVRSMTEEAGWRVVNIDCVIVAQAPKMATHIPFMKTNIADVLKIQEHALNIKATTTEGLGFAGHGEGIAAYAVTLLTGR, translated from the coding sequence TTGCGTGTAGGTTTCGGGTATGATGTGCACAAGTTAGTAGATGGGCGCCCCCTTGTTCTGGGCGGGGTAACTATACCTTTTGCAAAAGGACTGGATGGGCACTCTGATGCTGATGTGCTGGTTCATGCGATCATGGATGCACTGCTCGGGGCAGCTGGAAAAGGTGATATTGGGTTGCATTTCCCACCTTCCGAACCTAAATTTAAAAATATATCCAGCTTGCGGCTGCTTAGAGATGTGCGCTCAATGACAGAAGAAGCCGGGTGGCGGGTGGTTAATATTGACTGCGTTATTGTGGCCCAGGCACCTAAAATGGCTACGCATATTCCGTTCATGAAAACTAATATTGCAGATGTGCTAAAAATACAGGAACATGCGCTCAATATAAAGGCTACCACCACTGAAGGGCTCGGGTTTGCCGGACATGGTGAGGGGATAGCAGCTTATGCGGTGACGTTACTTACCGGCAGGTAG
- the ispD gene encoding 2-C-methyl-D-erythritol 4-phosphate cytidylyltransferase, translating into MDNVIAIIPAAGTSKRMGAGVDKQLLSLCGQAVLERSIRAVSAAKSVDGVILVVKPGEEPFFLSWSERFDGMVKAIVAGGAQRQQSVCNGLSAVPDDDAVVVIHDGARPLVSPQLVNDVVGAARIRGAATLGVPVKDTVKKTGEDNQVIETVPRDKLWLVQTPQAFQVNVIKDAHRWAQQHGCHGTDDASLVEAYGSPVTMVYGSYENIKVTTPEDMILAEALLKAK; encoded by the coding sequence TTGGATAATGTTATAGCCATAATTCCGGCTGCAGGGACAAGTAAACGCATGGGGGCAGGGGTTGACAAACAACTCCTGTCCCTTTGTGGTCAGGCGGTGCTTGAACGCTCTATAAGGGCTGTATCGGCAGCTAAAAGTGTGGACGGTGTTATTTTGGTCGTTAAGCCGGGTGAAGAGCCCTTTTTCCTTTCCTGGTCGGAGAGATTTGATGGTATGGTAAAAGCAATTGTTGCCGGTGGTGCCCAGCGGCAACAATCTGTATGTAACGGCCTCAGTGCCGTACCTGATGATGACGCTGTTGTGGTCATTCACGACGGCGCCAGGCCACTGGTGTCTCCGCAGCTAGTGAACGATGTGGTGGGTGCGGCTAGGATCCGGGGAGCGGCAACGTTGGGCGTTCCGGTAAAAGATACCGTCAAAAAAACTGGGGAGGATAACCAGGTGATAGAGACGGTGCCAAGGGACAAGCTGTGGTTGGTGCAAACTCCGCAGGCTTTTCAGGTTAACGTTATAAAGGATGCACATAGGTGGGCACAGCAGCATGGGTGCCATGGGACAGACGATGCCTCACTGGTTGAAGCATACGGTAGTCCGGTGACCATGGTGTATGGGTCTTATGAAAACATTAAGGTCACTACACCAGAGGATATGATCTTGGCGGAGGCGCTTTTAAAAGCAAAGTAA
- a CDS encoding cysteine--tRNA ligase: MLLYNTLTRRKEEFKPSQQNKVSMYVCGPTTYNYIHLGNARPLVFFDTVRRYFTYKKYDVHYIQNFTDIDDKIIKRAKEENEDPLALASRFVEEYYQDADALNVKRADVHPKVSEHLKEIIEMIAALIEKGYAYVINGNVYYDVSEFEGYGKLSGRMLEDMQAGARVEVDSRKIDPMDFALWKAAKPGEPSWDSPWGKGRPGWHIECSAMSLKYLGSEFDIHGGGYDLIFPHHENEIAQSEAATGRPFARYWMHNGFITVKEEKMSKSLGNFFLVREVLEKFPPELVRFYLLSTHYRSPLDFDHEKLESTGRGLERIKTSIRLLYEAQKKDSASENSENKLKQRLDEFKRAFDSAMDDDFNTALAVSVWFDMTREVNSCLREGTYSRADLERSMDLFRSFNSVLGIFKEDAAGKLQLDRSSKGDGLSEGLMELMLEIRQDARKNKDFATADKIRDSLNKMGIIIEDTPQGSRWKIQE, translated from the coding sequence TTGCTGTTGTATAACACCCTCACCAGGCGGAAAGAAGAATTTAAACCCAGTCAACAGAATAAGGTCTCCATGTATGTCTGTGGTCCAACTACCTATAACTATATCCATTTAGGCAATGCCCGTCCCCTGGTGTTTTTTGATACTGTGCGACGTTACTTCACTTACAAAAAATATGATGTCCATTATATTCAAAATTTTACTGATATTGATGATAAGATAATAAAGCGGGCCAAAGAAGAAAATGAGGACCCGTTGGCTCTCGCGTCACGCTTTGTTGAAGAATATTACCAAGACGCAGATGCCTTGAACGTTAAACGGGCCGATGTTCACCCCAAGGTTTCGGAACACCTCAAAGAGATTATTGAAATGATCGCGGCCTTGATTGAAAAAGGTTATGCGTATGTTATTAACGGCAATGTATATTATGATGTAAGTGAATTTGAGGGGTACGGGAAACTATCCGGGCGTATGCTGGAAGATATGCAGGCTGGTGCAAGGGTTGAGGTGGATAGCAGGAAAATTGATCCCATGGACTTCGCGCTTTGGAAAGCGGCAAAGCCAGGGGAACCGTCATGGGATAGTCCTTGGGGTAAGGGACGTCCGGGGTGGCATATTGAATGTTCTGCCATGTCCCTAAAATACCTGGGCTCTGAATTTGATATCCATGGGGGGGGGTATGATCTGATTTTCCCCCATCACGAAAATGAGATTGCCCAGTCCGAGGCGGCAACAGGCAGACCCTTTGCCCGTTACTGGATGCATAACGGCTTTATAACCGTAAAAGAGGAAAAGATGAGCAAATCTCTTGGTAACTTTTTTTTGGTTAGAGAGGTTTTAGAAAAGTTTCCACCTGAATTAGTTCGTTTTTATCTTCTAAGTACGCACTATCGCAGTCCATTAGATTTTGATCATGAAAAATTAGAATCCACCGGCAGAGGGCTGGAACGGATAAAAACAAGTATTCGGTTGCTTTATGAGGCACAGAAAAAAGATAGTGCCTCGGAAAACAGTGAAAATAAATTAAAGCAAAGGCTGGATGAATTTAAAAGAGCCTTTGACTCAGCTATGGATGATGATTTTAATACGGCTCTGGCAGTAAGTGTTTGGTTTGACATGACCAGGGAGGTAAATTCGTGTTTGCGAGAAGGTACTTATTCCCGTGCGGATCTGGAAAGGTCTATGGATTTATTCCGTTCTTTCAATAGTGTGCTAGGTATTTTTAAAGAGGATGCTGCCGGCAAACTGCAGCTAGACCGGAGTTCAAAAGGGGATGGCCTTTCGGAAGGCTTAATGGAGCTTATGCTTGAAATTAGGCAAGATGCTCGAAAAAACAAAGATTTTGCCACTGCGGATAAGATCCGTGATTCTTTAAACAAAATGGGAATTATAATCGAAGATACCCCGCAAGGGTCACGCTGGAAAATACAGGAGTAG
- the cysE gene encoding serine O-acetyltransferase: MLKRIRKEIQAVFDRDPAAKSLLEVILCYPGLHAILMHRVAHFFYRRKMFLMARVISQISRFFTQIEIHPGAKIGEGLFIDHGAGVVIGETAEVGNNVTIYQGVTLGGTGKEKGKRHPTVGNHVVISTGARILGSFSVGDNSKIGAGSVVLKPVPPNSTVVGVPGKVVAQDGVRIEKAEQPLIDLRHDELPDPVAEMMLAMQRQIDGLEKQVKELRKQPKG, encoded by the coding sequence GTGCTTAAGCGCATTCGCAAAGAAATACAGGCTGTTTTTGACCGGGACCCGGCAGCTAAATCATTACTGGAAGTTATACTGTGCTATCCCGGACTGCATGCTATCTTAATGCACCGGGTAGCCCATTTTTTTTACCGGCGAAAAATGTTTTTGATGGCCAGAGTTATTTCCCAAATTTCCCGCTTCTTCACCCAGATAGAAATTCACCCCGGGGCTAAGATAGGGGAAGGCTTATTTATCGACCACGGTGCAGGAGTTGTCATCGGGGAAACAGCAGAAGTGGGAAATAATGTTACCATTTACCAGGGGGTTACCCTTGGCGGTACAGGCAAGGAAAAAGGTAAACGCCATCCCACAGTCGGTAATCATGTTGTGATTAGTACGGGTGCCAGGATACTGGGCTCATTCAGCGTGGGAGATAATAGTAAAATCGGGGCAGGCTCAGTGGTCTTGAAACCGGTTCCTCCCAATAGTACGGTAGTAGGTGTGCCCGGAAAAGTTGTGGCCCAGGACGGTGTGAGAATTGAAAAGGCGGAACAGCCTTTAATTGACCTGCGTCATGATGAACTGCCCGATCCTGTGGCAGAAATGATGCTGGCCATGCAGCGGCAGATAGATGGACTGGAAAAGCAAGTTAAAGAGTTGCGAAAACAACCAAAAGGGTAA
- a CDS encoding DUF1573 domain-containing protein, translated as MAYSNLQDTVSDVLLCHRSILDILTKTQECNARLNRSIIKAVTSCGCIKINACKKEIPCEASLADLKDILDSHIKGTMCPACREVVETEVGKTLFYLAALCNILDVDLLDVIIKEQKQLQTLGVYNLA; from the coding sequence ATTGCTTACTCAAACCTCCAGGACACGGTTTCCGATGTACTATTGTGTCACCGCAGTATTCTGGACATCCTAACTAAGACTCAGGAATGCAACGCACGGCTGAATCGCTCCATAATCAAAGCCGTTACTTCTTGCGGGTGTATTAAAATAAACGCCTGTAAAAAAGAAATACCATGCGAAGCGTCTCTGGCCGATTTAAAGGATATCTTAGATTCACACATTAAAGGAACCATGTGTCCGGCATGCAGAGAAGTGGTGGAAACAGAAGTGGGAAAAACACTTTTTTATTTGGCTGCCCTTTGTAATATACTGGATGTTGACCTGTTGGATGTAATCATCAAAGAGCAAAAACAACTACAGACATTGGGGGTATACAACCTAGCATAA
- a CDS encoding ribonuclease III: MQQLFKPQIDPAGHSPLELAYLGDAVYELLVRQHLVRKGANKMNRLHRQAVKYVRADTQAKVLHALEKDLNSREQNIVRRGRNAKSGHVPKHARVIDYRYSTGFESLVGYLYLIGDEERLRDIIELAAQIVQADQK; this comes from the coding sequence ATGCAACAGCTGTTTAAACCTCAAATAGACCCGGCAGGGCATTCTCCGCTGGAGCTTGCGTACCTAGGTGATGCCGTTTATGAATTGCTTGTGAGGCAGCACCTGGTGCGCAAAGGTGCGAACAAAATGAACAGGCTGCATCGGCAGGCGGTAAAATATGTGCGGGCAGACACCCAGGCTAAAGTGCTGCATGCTTTAGAAAAAGATCTGAATTCCCGGGAACAGAACATTGTTCGCCGAGGGAGAAATGCAAAATCCGGACACGTTCCCAAGCATGCCAGGGTTATTGATTATCGTTACAGTACCGGTTTCGAAAGCCTGGTGGGTTATTTGTATCTTATTGGTGATGAAGAACGTTTAAGGGATATCATAGAATTGGCCGCCCAGATAGTGCAGGCGGATCAAAAATAA
- a CDS encoding CarD family transcriptional regulator has protein sequence MFNIGDKVVYPMHGAGVIESIEEKEVLGEKRQYYILRLPVGDMKVMIPISNCDGVGLRSVVTRDEVQKVFRILKGQGSIMSTNWNRRYRANLDKIKSGNIYEVAEVVRNLIQRDQEKGLSSGEKKMLENARQILISELVLATEMEEEKAQSLLDKVFA, from the coding sequence TTGTTTAATATAGGTGACAAGGTGGTATACCCCATGCATGGCGCGGGAGTTATTGAATCCATAGAGGAAAAAGAAGTTTTGGGTGAAAAACGCCAATACTATATCCTCAGGCTTCCTGTTGGTGACATGAAAGTAATGATACCTATATCAAATTGTGATGGTGTCGGTTTAAGATCTGTAGTTACCCGCGACGAGGTGCAAAAAGTTTTCAGGATTCTTAAAGGCCAGGGTAGCATCATGTCAACCAATTGGAACCGCCGCTACCGTGCTAATCTAGATAAGATTAAAAGCGGAAACATCTATGAGGTTGCAGAAGTTGTGCGTAACTTAATTCAGAGAGATCAAGAGAAAGGATTATCCTCCGGGGAGAAAAAGATGTTGGAAAATGCACGCCAGATATTAATCAGCGAATTGGTACTGGCAACTGAAATGGAAGAGGAAAAGGCCCAATCTCTGCTGGATAAGGTTTTTGCTTAA